In one window of Fulvia fulva chromosome 5, complete sequence DNA:
- a CDS encoding MFS transporter prlG: protein MSDLTDVEVDARAWPTWRKITTVIFVAGFAFLSTSASSIIAPGREQIEADFHTSRTVSVLPFSIFNLGLAWGSVIGSPISESHGRKIVYLFVMPASLVFVLGSGFSKSLASLLVCRFLGGLCGSPGLTLASATIADVYKPGRARGVALYGYYSMPWVGSVLGPLIGSVVVAYRPWQWTQWVFLFIAVPMVLPGLLMLKETKLSVLEAKVEKEGNPYSWRDTANPTHLKTRLTAATKAVPKYFRSSLLRPLEMLSTELIVALVCLYAGFNFGLIYALVIVFPDIFSHTYGFDTIDQGLSFLGLIVGCILGPTLLIVDGEIVERRRARMIDQEKLASEEKLPPEARLHGAMIGSVLLPVGLLWFAWTAQPSISFLSSIFASVLITLGALMIYVSTSAYVVDVYGPRYGASANAASSITRYTLAAAIPLFILQMYDGLGIGWATTLLAVCALVMMPIPFCLFKWGPALRRRCKFQVE, encoded by the exons ATGAGCGATCTGACCGACGTTGAAGTCGATGCACGAGCATGGCCAACATGGCGCAAAATCACAACCGTAATCTTCGTAGCAGGATTCGCATTCCTTAG TACCTCTGCCTCTTCCATCATCGCCCCAGGCCGCGAACAGATCGAAGCCGACTTCCACACCTCCCGCACTGTCTCCGTCCTCCCTTTCTCCATCTTCAACCTAGGCCTCGCCTGGGGTTCCGTGATCGGGTCACCGATAAGCGAAAGCCATGGACGGAAAATTGTCTATCTCTTCGTGATGCCAGCATCGCTGGTCTTCGTGCTGGGCAGTGGGTTCTCGAAATCGCTAGCGAGTCTGCTGGTGTGTAGGTTCTTGGGTGGGCTGTGTGGAAGTCCTGGATTGACGTTGGCGTCGGCGACGATTGCGGATGTGTATAAGCCGGGACGGGCGAGGGGTGTGGCGTTGTATGGTTATTATAGCATGCCGTGGGTCGGGAGTGTTTTGGG GCCGTTGATTGGATCTGTCGTTGTGGCTTACAGACCCTGGCAATGGACACAATGGGTTTTCCTCTTCATCGCAGTGCCCATGGTCCTTCCGGGCCTGCTCATGCTCAAAGAGACGAAGCTGAGCGTCCTGGAAGCCAAGGTCGAGAAAGAAGGCAATCCTTACTCATGGCGAGATACCGCCAATCCGACACACCTTAAAACCCGCCTCACCGCCGCTACCAAAGCTGTACCCAAGTACTTCCGCTCTTCCCTCCTGCGACCACTGGAAATGCTCTCCACCGAGCTAATTGTAGCTCTGGTCTGCCTCTATGCCGGCTTCAACTTCGGTCTAATCTACGCACTGGTCATCGTATTCCCAGACATCTTCAGCCACACATACGGCTTCGATACAATCGACCAAGGCCTATCCTTCCTCGGCCTAATAGTGGGCTGCATCCTAGGACCAACACTATTGATTGTAGACGGCGAAATCGTCGAAAGAAGGAGAGCCCGAATGATAGACCAAGAGAAACTTGCATCTGAAGAAAAGCTTCCTCCAGAAGCCAGACTCCACGGTGCGATGATCGGATCCGTCCTGCTCCCTGTTGGTCTGCTGTGGTTCGCATGGACAGCACAACCTTCAATCAGTTTCCTGTCGTCAATCTTTGCTTCCGTGTTGATTACGCTGGGAGCACTGATGATCTATGTCAGTACCTCGGCATATGTCGTCGACGTTTATGGTCCGAGATACGGCGCGTCAGCGAACGCTGCCAGCTCGATCACGCGATATACTCTAGCTGCGGCGATCCCCTTGTTTATCTTGCAGATGTACGATGGTTTAGGGATAGGCTGGGCAACGACTTTGCTGGCAGTTTGCGCTCTGGTCATGATGCCGATACCGTTCTGCTTATTCAAATGGGGACCAGCTTTGCGGAGACGGTGTAAATTTCAGGTAGAATAG